The sequence GGCGGCCGCGCCCGCTGCGCCGCCGGCAGCACCGGCTCAAGCCGCTGCGCCCGCGCCTGCCGCGCCGCAACCGGCCAGCGCACCGGCACCGGCCGCGCCCGCTCCGGTGCAGGCGGCCGCGCCGAAAGCGCCCGAGCCGCCGCCCGCCGCGCCGAAGCCCGCTGCCGCTTCCGAAGACAAGAAGGCCCGCCCAGCCGCAGCAGCGGCGACAGCCGAAGGCAGCTCGATTCGCGTCGGCGTCGAAAAGGTCGACCAGCTGATCAACCTCGTCGGCGAACTCGTCATCACGCAGGCGATGCTCGCCGAGACCACGAGCACGTTCGACCCGGCGGTGCACGACCGCCTTTACAACGGCATGGCCCAGTTCGAGCGCAACGCGCGCGACCTGCAGGAAGCGGTGATGTCGATCCGCATGATGCCGATGGATTACGTGTTCAGCCGCTTCCCGCGCCTCGTGCGTGATCTCGCCGCGAAGCTCGGCAAGGAAGTCGAGCTCGTCACGTTCGGTCAAGCCACCGAACTCGACAAGAGCCTCATCGAACGCATCATCGATCCGCTCACCCACCTCGTGCGCAACAGCCTCGACCACGGCATCGAAACCGTCGAGAAGCGCCGCGCCGCGGGCAAGGATTCGACCGGCCAGCTCGTGCTTTCCGCCGCGCACCACGGCGGCAACATCGTGATCGAGGTCAGCGACGACGGCGCGGGCTTGAACCGCGAAAAGATTCTCGCGAAGGCGACGAAGCAGGGCATGCAGGTCAGCGAATCGATGACCGACGAGGAAGTCTGGAACCTGATCTTCCTGCCGGGCTTCTCGACCGCCGAGCAAGTGACCGACGTGTCGGGCCGCGGCGTCGGCATGGACGTCGTGAAGCGCAACATCCAGGCGATGGGCGGCCACGTCGAGATCCAATCGCAAGCGGGCAAGGGCAGCACCACGCGCATCGTCCTGCCGCTCACGCTCGCGATTCTCGACGGCATGTCGGTGAAGGTGGGCAGCGAGATCTTCATCCTGCCGCTGAACTTCGTGATGGAGTCGCTGCAGCCCAACGCCGAAGACATCTACACCGTCGCCAACGGCGAGCGTGTCGTGCGCGTGCGCGGCGAGTACCTGCCGCTCGTGGCGCTGCACGAAGTGTTCTCCGTCGACGACGCGCGCACCGAACCGACGCAGGGCATCGTCACGATCATGCAGACCGAGGGCCGGCGCTTCGCGATGCTGATCGACGAGCTGGTCGGGCAGCAGCAGGTCGTCGTGAAGAACCTCGAAACGAACTACCGCAAGGTGCATGGCATTTCGGCCGCGACCATTCTCGGCGACGGCAGCGTCGCGCTGATCGTGGACGTGGCGGCGCTGTTTCGCGAGTCGCGTGCCTCGCACGGCGCGATGAGCTTCCAGTAATCAACTTTTCGCAATTCCCAACCGTTTGGGGGCTAACGTGGCAGAAGTCCAATCCAACCAATCGACCGGCGTCGCCGGCCGCCGCGATGCGCTGCAAGGCGACGCAGCCGGGCAGGAGTTCCTCGTCTTCACGCTCGGCGCGGAAGAGTACGGCATCGACATCCTCAAGGTGCAGGAAATCCGCGGCTACGACAGCGTGACGCGCATCGCCAACGCGCCCGACTTCATCAAGGGCGTGATCAATCTGCGCGGGATCATCGTGCCGATCGTCGACATGCGCATCAAGTTCCACTTGGGCCGCGTCGAGTACGACCATCAGACCGTCGTGATCATCCTGAACATCGCGCACCGCGTGGTCGGGATGGTGGTGGACGGCGTGTCCGACGTGCTCACGCTCACCGTCGACCAGATCATGCCGGCGCCCGAATTCGGCGCGGCGCTCACGGCCGAGTACCTGACGGGCCTCGGCACCGTCGACGGCCGCATGCTGATCCTGATGGATATCGAAAAGCTGATGAGCAGCAAGGAGATGGCGCTGATCGAGAGCTTCGCGCACTGATCGCGCGTCGATCGCGCGTTGATCTCGCATTGATCTGATACGCACGGCGCAACGTTCCGGCACCCAGCCTTTTCCACGCACCCCCAGCCCACGGAGACACTCACAATGTTGCACAACTGGTCGATCCGCACGACGCTGACCGCGATAGGCGTGGTGCTTCTCGCGCTGACCGTCGCCGTCGGCGCGCTCGGTCTGTCGGCGCTCAACGGCGCGAGCCACTCGCTCGACACGCTCGCGCGCGGCGATCTGCCCGCGATCCATTCGCTCGACGACGCCGGCGCTTACCTGCTGCGCTCGCGCGTGGCGCTCGACCGCTTCCGCGCGCTGACCGAGGCAAACAACACCGACGAAGCGAAGAAGGTGCTCGACCGCGCGCAGGAACTGCTCACGCTGTCGAACACGGCGTGGCAGGCGTACCAGGACGCACCGAAGGTCGACATGGACGGTGCGCTGCTCGACGACCTGAGCGCGAAGCACGCGAGCGTTCTTCACGACGGCGTCGAGCCGGAATTCGCGGCGGCGCGCGCGGGCGATATGGCCGGCTACCACGCGATCGCCGACACCAAGATCAGCCCGATGTTCGTCGCCTTCGACCAGGCCGCGGCGCTCGTCATCAAGGCGCGCCAGCAGCACGCCGAAGCGCTGCACGCGCGCTCGCAATCGCACATCTCGCTGATGAGCATGCTGATCGTCGCGGTGACGGCGATCGCGCTCGTGCTCGTCGTGCTGATCCGCTTCGCGATGCGCGGGCTCATCGTGCAGCCGCTGCAGGATGCGATCTCGCACTTCGACCGCGTCGCCGCGGGCGACCTCACGCATCCGGTGAACGTGTTCAGCAAGAATGAGATCGGCCACCTGTTCGGCGGCATCAAGCGCATGCAGGACAGCGTCACCGACATGGTGAAGGCCGTGCACGCCGGGACGGAATCGATCGACGTCGGCGCGCGCGAGATCGCGGTCGGCAACACGGATCTGTCGCAGCGCACCGAGCAGCAGGCGGCGTCGCTGCAGGAAACCGCGGCGAGCATGGAGCAGCTGACGGGCACCGTGCGCCAGAACGCCGAAAACGCGCGGCAGGCGAGCCAGCTGGCCGTCAACGCCTCCGATATCGCGACGCGCGGCGGCGAAGTCGTGAGCCAGGTCGTCGAGACGATGCAGGACATCGCGACGAGCTCGAACAAGGTCGTCGACATCATCGGCGTGATCGAAGGGATCGCGTTCCAGACCAACATCCTCGCGCTGAACGCGGCCGTCGAAGCGGCGCGCGCGGGCGAGCAGGGCCGCGGCTTCGCGGTGGTCGCAGGCGAAGTGCGCAGCCTCGCGCAGCGCAGTGCGTCGGCGGCGAAGGAAATCAAGTCGCTGATCGGCGACTCGGCCGACAAGGTGCAAAACGGCACGGAACTCGTGGGCCGCGCGGGCACGACGATGGAAGAGATCGTGCAGGCCGTGCGCCGCGTGACCGACATCATGGGCGAGATCAGCGCGGCGTCCGAAGAGCAGTCGACGGGGATCGAGCAGGTCAATCGCGCCGTGACGCAGATGGACGACGTGACCCAGCAGAACGCGGCGCTCGTCGAAGAGGCGGCGGCTGCTGCCGCGTCGCTCGAAGAGCAGACGCGCAAGCTCAAGATGGTGGTGGGCGCGTGGCGCGTCTCGGGCGATGCGGTTCATGCGGTGCAGCCGGTGACGCGAGCCGCTCGTCCGGCGCCGCGCGCGCTGGGCAGCACGGCGGCCGGCACGGCGACGAAGCGCGCGCTGCCTGCGCCGAAGAAGGCGCTGGCGCAGTCCACACCGTCGGCCCCGCGCGAGCCGCAACTGTTGCCGCCGGCGCAACCGGCGTCTCCGGCAGCTTCGGCTCCGGCCGCACCGGCGAGCGCCAAGCCGTCCGGCGCCGCGAGGTCCGCGCGCACCGAGGCATCGGGCACGCCGCGCTCGGCCGCGCCTGCCGCACCGCGCGCTTCGGCACCGGCATCCGCGCCGCGGCCCGCCGCGGCTGCGCCGACGGCTGCGAGCAAGGCTTCCGACGACGACTGGGAAACCTTCTAAGCAAGCATCATGACGACAGCGCGCGCACAACGAATCGACCGCCCTGAGCCCGTGAGAACGGGCGAGATGGAGCGCGATTTCGACTTCACGTCGGCGGATTTCGCGCGCATTCGCGATTTGATTCATCGTCGCGCGGGCATTTCACTTTCCGACCACAAGCGCGACATGGCGTACAGCCGGCTGGCCCGGCGCCTGCGCGCGCGCGGGCTCGACAGCTTTCGCCATTACCTCGACCTGCTCGAGTCGGAAAACGATCCGGCCGAGTGGGAAGCGTTCACGAACGCGCTGACCACCAACCTGACCGCGTTCTTCCGCGAGTCGCACCACTTCCCGATCCTCGCGGAGTTCGTGAAGCGCCGGCAGCAGGCGGTGTCGGTGTGGTGCTCGGCGGCGTCGACGGGCGAGGAACCGTATTCGATCGCGATGACGCTGATCGAAGCGCTCGGCGATTCGGCCGCTCGCCAGGCCACCGTGCTCGCCACCGATCTCGACACGCAGGTGCTCGCCAAGGGCGAAGCGGGCGTGTACTCGCTCGACCAGGTCAAGCAATTGAGCCCCGAGCGTCTCAAGCGTTTCTTCCTGAAGGGCACGGGATCGCACGCGGGCTACGTGAAGGTGCGCCCGGAAGTGCGCGCGATGATCCGCTTCGAGCAGTTGAACCTGACCGATGCGGACTATCGACTGAGCACGCCGTTCGACGCGATCTTCTGCCGCAACGTGATGATCTACTTCGACAAGCCGACGCAGTCGCAGGTGTTGTCGCGCTTCGAGCCGCTCGTGAAGCCGGGCGGGCTGCTGTTTGCCGGGCACTCGGAGAACTTCACGTATGTGACGCAGGCGTTCAAGCTGCGCGGGCAGACGGTGTACGAACTCACGCGCGACGCGGGCGCGAACTCGCGCGGCCGTAGCCACGATCACGCTAAGAGCGCCGCCTCGATGCCGCGAAGGGAGGCAGCGTGAACGGCCTCCCGATCGCCACCAACCTCTACTACGACAACCACTTCCGCCGTCAGGGCGTGAAGCTGCTGCCGAACGAGTTCTACACGACCGGCGACGACATGGTGCTCGTGACCGTGCTCGGCTCGTGCGTGGCCGCGTGCATCCACGACCGCACGGCGGGCATCGGCGGCATGAACCACTTCATGCTGCCCGACGACGGCACCGAGCCCGCGCAGGCCGCCTCCGATTCGATGCGCTACGGCGCGTATGCGATGGAAGTGCTGATCAACGAGCTGATCAAGATGGGCGGCCGGCGCGAGCGTTTCGAGGCCAAGGTGTTCGGCGGCGCGGCGGTGCTCGCGGGCATGACGACCATCAATATCGGCGATCGAAACTCCGAGTTCGTGCGCCGCTACCTCGGCCTCGAAAAAATCCGTATCGTCGCCGAGGACTTGCAGGGCCAGCATCCGCGCAAGGTCGCGTTCATGCCCTACACGGGTCAGGCGGCGGTGAAGAAATTGCGTCTGCAGCAGGAGCCGAGCGTCGCGGAACGCGAGCAGGCGCTTGCCAAGCAGACCGCGGAATTGCGCGCGGCGCGTCACGCACGTGCGCGTGAGCACGTCGAGCTTTTTGCGGCGTCGGCGAACAAGCCGCGCGTCGAGTTATTCGGCGGTGGCCCCGGAGGAGGCGCGGCGGCGAGTGTGGCCACACAGGCGGCCACCCAGTCGGCCAATAAGCCGCCCGCGACGGGTAAACCGCGTATCGAGCTGTTCGGCGCCAGTGCGGGTTCGAGCACGCGCCCGATTGGTCAGAACAGCCCCAGGACTGTTGAGGAGGCGTAGTAGCCGTGCAGAAGATCAAAGTTTTGTGTGTCGACGATTCAGCGCTGATCCGCAGCCTGATGACCGAAATCATCAACAGCCAGCCGGACATGACGGTGGTCGCGACTGCGCCCGATCCGCTCGTCGCGCGCGAGCTGATCAAGCAGCACAACCCGGATGTCTTGACGCTCGACGTCGAAATGCCGCGCATGGACGGCCTCGACTTCCTCGAAAAATTGATGCGCTTGCGGCCGATGCCGGTCGTCATGGTATCGTCGCTGACCGAGCGCGGCTCGGAAATCACGCTGCGTGCGCTCGAGCTGGGCGCGGTCGATTTCGTGACCAAGCCGAAGGTCGGCATTCGCGACGGCATGCTCGATTACGCGGAAAAACTGGCCGACAAGGTGCGTGCCGCGGCGCGCGCCCGCGTGCGGCAGGCCGCGCCCGCGCAGCACGCGGCGGCGGGTGCCGCTGCCGGCGCGGCCGCGCATGCGCCGATGCTCAACAATCCGCTCGTCAGTACCGAGAAGCTGATCATCATCGGCGCGTCGACGGGGGGCACCGAAGCAATCCGCGAAGTGCTCGTGCCGCTGCCGCCCGACGCGCCCGCTGTATTGATCGCCCAACACATGCCGCCCGGGTTTACGAAATCTTTTGCGCAGCGCTTGAACGGCCTGTGCCGGATCGGCGTGAAGGAAGCGGAGCACGGCGAGCGGGTGCTGCCGGGCCATGCGTACATCGCGCCGGGCCACGCGCACCTGCTGCTGGCGCGTAGCGGCGCGAACTACATCGCGCACCTGTCGGACGATCCGCCGGTGAACCGGCACCGTCCGTCGGTCGACGTGCTGTTCCGCTCGGCTGCCCAACATGCGGGTAAGAACGCCGTCGGCGTGATTCTGACCGGCATGGGTAAGGATGGCGCTGCGGGATTGTTAGACATGAGAAATTCTGGCGCATACACTCTCGCGCAGGATGAAGCGAGCTGCGTGGTGTTCGGCATGCCGCGCGAGGCAATCGCGATGGGCGGCGCCGACGAAGTTGCGCCTTTATCGGAAATGAGCCGGCGGGTGATGACACGCCTCGCGGCGATGGGTGACCGTGTGCAGCGCGTGTAACTCCAAAGAACAGGAAAGCGGTCCTCGCCGCAAAAATTGAGATAAAGGAATCAAGATGATGGACAAGGGAATGAAGATTCTGGTCGTGGATGACTTTCCGACGATGCGCCGGATCGTCCG comes from Trinickia violacea and encodes:
- the cheA gene encoding chemotaxis protein CheA, which gives rise to MTLDITQFYQTFFDEADELLAQMEQLLLNLDIGAPDPEDLAAIFRAAHSIKGGAATFGFTALTETTHILESLLDRARNNEITLRKDMVDTFLETKDVLADQLAAYRASAEPDAAAAAEVCAKLERFNAESSGAAAPAAPEPAPAAPMDIAFDPPPAVAGTGANPPEHVVAQAEQELGHAPGAASAPAAGGNDAGPHLKITLRGVGEKDQELLTEELGNLGQIVGTVKSGGDLTLYLETDVSSDDITAVCCFVIDESQILIGRGTAPAGEEAPAEPPAPPSAAAAPAAPPAAPAQAAAPAPAAPQPASAPAPAAPAPVQAAAPKAPEPPPAAPKPAAASEDKKARPAAAAATAEGSSIRVGVEKVDQLINLVGELVITQAMLAETTSTFDPAVHDRLYNGMAQFERNARDLQEAVMSIRMMPMDYVFSRFPRLVRDLAAKLGKEVELVTFGQATELDKSLIERIIDPLTHLVRNSLDHGIETVEKRRAAGKDSTGQLVLSAAHHGGNIVIEVSDDGAGLNREKILAKATKQGMQVSESMTDEEVWNLIFLPGFSTAEQVTDVSGRGVGMDVVKRNIQAMGGHVEIQSQAGKGSTTRIVLPLTLAILDGMSVKVGSEIFILPLNFVMESLQPNAEDIYTVANGERVVRVRGEYLPLVALHEVFSVDDARTEPTQGIVTIMQTEGRRFAMLIDELVGQQQVVVKNLETNYRKVHGISAATILGDGSVALIVDVAALFRESRASHGAMSFQ
- the cheW gene encoding chemotaxis protein CheW; translation: MAEVQSNQSTGVAGRRDALQGDAAGQEFLVFTLGAEEYGIDILKVQEIRGYDSVTRIANAPDFIKGVINLRGIIVPIVDMRIKFHLGRVEYDHQTVVIILNIAHRVVGMVVDGVSDVLTLTVDQIMPAPEFGAALTAEYLTGLGTVDGRMLILMDIEKLMSSKEMALIESFAH
- a CDS encoding methyl-accepting chemotaxis protein gives rise to the protein MLHNWSIRTTLTAIGVVLLALTVAVGALGLSALNGASHSLDTLARGDLPAIHSLDDAGAYLLRSRVALDRFRALTEANNTDEAKKVLDRAQELLTLSNTAWQAYQDAPKVDMDGALLDDLSAKHASVLHDGVEPEFAAARAGDMAGYHAIADTKISPMFVAFDQAAALVIKARQQHAEALHARSQSHISLMSMLIVAVTAIALVLVVLIRFAMRGLIVQPLQDAISHFDRVAAGDLTHPVNVFSKNEIGHLFGGIKRMQDSVTDMVKAVHAGTESIDVGAREIAVGNTDLSQRTEQQAASLQETAASMEQLTGTVRQNAENARQASQLAVNASDIATRGGEVVSQVVETMQDIATSSNKVVDIIGVIEGIAFQTNILALNAAVEAARAGEQGRGFAVVAGEVRSLAQRSASAAKEIKSLIGDSADKVQNGTELVGRAGTTMEEIVQAVRRVTDIMGEISAASEEQSTGIEQVNRAVTQMDDVTQQNAALVEEAAAAAASLEEQTRKLKMVVGAWRVSGDAVHAVQPVTRAARPAPRALGSTAAGTATKRALPAPKKALAQSTPSAPREPQLLPPAQPASPAASAPAAPASAKPSGAARSARTEASGTPRSAAPAAPRASAPASAPRPAAAAPTAASKASDDDWETF
- a CDS encoding CheR family methyltransferase yields the protein MTTARAQRIDRPEPVRTGEMERDFDFTSADFARIRDLIHRRAGISLSDHKRDMAYSRLARRLRARGLDSFRHYLDLLESENDPAEWEAFTNALTTNLTAFFRESHHFPILAEFVKRRQQAVSVWCSAASTGEEPYSIAMTLIEALGDSAARQATVLATDLDTQVLAKGEAGVYSLDQVKQLSPERLKRFFLKGTGSHAGYVKVRPEVRAMIRFEQLNLTDADYRLSTPFDAIFCRNVMIYFDKPTQSQVLSRFEPLVKPGGLLFAGHSENFTYVTQAFKLRGQTVYELTRDAGANSRGRSHDHAKSAASMPRREAA
- the cheD gene encoding chemoreceptor glutamine deamidase CheD, whose protein sequence is MNGLPIATNLYYDNHFRRQGVKLLPNEFYTTGDDMVLVTVLGSCVAACIHDRTAGIGGMNHFMLPDDGTEPAQAASDSMRYGAYAMEVLINELIKMGGRRERFEAKVFGGAAVLAGMTTINIGDRNSEFVRRYLGLEKIRIVAEDLQGQHPRKVAFMPYTGQAAVKKLRLQQEPSVAEREQALAKQTAELRAARHARAREHVELFAASANKPRVELFGGGPGGGAAASVATQAATQSANKPPATGKPRIELFGASAGSSTRPIGQNSPRTVEEA
- a CDS encoding protein-glutamate methylesterase/protein-glutamine glutaminase encodes the protein MQKIKVLCVDDSALIRSLMTEIINSQPDMTVVATAPDPLVARELIKQHNPDVLTLDVEMPRMDGLDFLEKLMRLRPMPVVMVSSLTERGSEITLRALELGAVDFVTKPKVGIRDGMLDYAEKLADKVRAAARARVRQAAPAQHAAAGAAAGAAAHAPMLNNPLVSTEKLIIIGASTGGTEAIREVLVPLPPDAPAVLIAQHMPPGFTKSFAQRLNGLCRIGVKEAEHGERVLPGHAYIAPGHAHLLLARSGANYIAHLSDDPPVNRHRPSVDVLFRSAAQHAGKNAVGVILTGMGKDGAAGLLDMRNSGAYTLAQDEASCVVFGMPREAIAMGGADEVAPLSEMSRRVMTRLAAMGDRVQRV